Proteins encoded in a region of the Solanum dulcamara chromosome 9, daSolDulc1.2, whole genome shotgun sequence genome:
- the LOC129904422 gene encoding uncharacterized protein LOC129904422 — translation MDNEVFDSVKFEKAKAISRYNRLQNMMKILQIFEVIVAVVLISWSWTRIPAAVKFSGEILVQVVDYLFKPHVVFLIGNAIVVAIVVLCRQTDAGSNNSVTDDIHGDEIPYSEDHRSTIITSYCGSDVTDLSSASLPETAVSTMEDKQIISSECKVPEMICNDMDTAIIAATKQIQKFKRTQSEKLKRQITANPRRELRRSETEMCRTVVRPGDKQSTVPVEAVDTLSNEDFRLTIEAFIKKNQTFFEKQRLAESEPEKYERIGIEAF, via the coding sequence aTGGATAACGAAGTGTTTGATAGTGTGAAATTTGAGAAAGCCAAGGCAATTTCTAGGTACAATCGGCTTCAGAATATGATGAAGATACTACAAATTTTTGAAGTGATTGTGGCGGTCGTTTTGATTTCCTGGTCCTGGACTCGTATTCCGGCGGCCGTTAAATTCTCAGGCGAAATTTTGGTTCAAGTCGTTGATTATCTGTTCAAACCTCACGTCGTTTTCCTCATTGGCAATGCGATTGTTGTTGCAATAGTCGTACTCTGCCGCCAAACTGACGCCGGAAGCAACAACTCTGTTACTGATGATATTCATGGCGATGAAATTCCTTACAGCGAAGATCATCGATCTACAATCATCACTTCCTACTGCGGCAGCGATGTGACGGATTTATCCTCTGCTTCGCTGCCGGAGACAGCGGTCTCAACAATGGAAGATAAGCAGATCATTTCATCGGAGTGTAAGGTTCCAGAGATGATATGCAACGATATGGACACAGCAATAATCGCAGCAACAAAGCAAATACAGAAGTTCAAAAGGACTCAATCTGAGAAATTGAAGCGACAGATTACGGCGAATCCACGGCGAGAGCTCCGGCGTTCGGAAACCGAAATGTGCAGGACAGTTGTCCGTCCCGGCGATAAACAATCAACGGTGCCAGTGGAGGCAGTTGACACACTGAGCAACGAAGATTTCCGGCTTACAATTGAAGCGTTCATAAAGAAGAACCAAACCTTCTTCGAAAAACAGAGATTAGCCGAATCAGAACCAGAAAAATATGAACGAATCGGTATCGAAGCATTCTGA